A window from Zingiber officinale cultivar Zhangliang chromosome 7A, Zo_v1.1, whole genome shotgun sequence encodes these proteins:
- the LOC121999560 gene encoding uncharacterized protein LOC121999560 gives MSIDEGEGTSEEESCCEGGGSPSQTPSELTQANQGASDEAPVRDARKGKAPRTESSPERINRQFSEAILQDPLPKHYAPLVIGEYNGTIDPDDHLSKFDNATTLHQYTDGVKCKVFFTTLFGSAQRWFRRLSNGSIRSFKDFRTIFLHHFASSRCYQKNSVSLFSMKQEARETLRAYIQRFNQAALDIPAISSETMIHAFTQGLMDGDFFHSLIRKPPRDYDHMLKKANKYINVEEAQAARKKETPAELAAPAERRPQAIHQPPRGPRVKGMTLHQESRLHTV, from the exons atgagcatagatgaaggggaaggAACATCAGAGGAAGAAAGCTGCTGTGAAGGGGGAggatcaccaagtcag ACTCCGTCCGAGTTGACCCAAGCTAACCAGGGAGCATCCGATGAAGCGCCCGTGCGGGATGCTAGGAAAGGAAAGGCACCTCGAACtgagtcatcccccgagcggatcaatcgccagttctctgagGCGATTCTACAAGACCCGCTCCCAAAGCATTATGCTCCGCTAGTGATCGGAGAGTATAATGGGACAATcgacccggacgaccacctcAGTAAGTTTGACAACGCCAccactcttcatcaatacaccgacggagtaAAATGCAAGGTCTTCTTCACCACCCTGTTCGGCTCCGCACAACGTTGGTTTCGGAGGCTGTCGAACGGATCGATTCGGagtttcaaggatttccgaacgattttcctccaccactttgcgagCAGCAGGTGCTACCAAAAGAACAGCGTCAGtctgttctccatgaagcaggAGGCTAGAGAGActctccgagcgtacatccagcgattcaaccaggccGCTCTGGACATTCCCGCAAtctcatctgagaccatgatacacgccttcacccaagggctgaTGGATGGCGACTTCTTCcactcgctcatcaggaagccgccacGTGATTATGACCATATGTTGAAAAAGGCGAacaaatacatcaacgtggaggaggcgCAAGCAGCCCGTAAAAAGGAAACACCGGCAGAGTTAGCAGCACCGGCCGAGCGGAGGCCTCAAGCCATTCATCAACCACCCAGAGGACCCCGGGTCAAGGGGATGACGCTGCATCAGGAATCAAGGTTGCACACTGTCTAA
- the LOC121999561 gene encoding uncharacterized protein K02A2.6-like → MVKKFIWQHIICRFGIPQRLVSDNGQQFVRQQLREWCEGYGIQQHFTSVAYPRSNGQAEVANREILRILRVRLDHIGGSWVDELPGMLWAIRTTPKEGTGVTPFHLVYGGEVVVPVEARVESDRVQQYDASNAEQRQLELDMADEARAKAVVRLMAYRQRMKHNYNRRVIPRAFQVGDFE, encoded by the exons atggtcaagaagttcatctggcagcacataatATGCCGGTTTGGCATTCCACAACGGCTCGTGTCCGATAATGGGCAGCAATTCGTCAGACAGCAGCTCagagaatggtgcgaggggtatgGCATTCAGCAACACTTCACCTCCGTGGCTTATCCACGGAGCAACGGACAAGCTGAGGTCGCTAATCGGGAGATCCTTCGGattcttcgagttcggctcgaccatattGGTGGCAGCTGGGTGGATGAGCTCCCGGGCATGTTATGGGCGATTCGCActacccctaaggagggaacgggagtcaCGCCTTTTCACTTGGTGTACGGAGGGGAGGTTGTCGTTCCCGTGGAGGCCAGAGTAGAATCTGATCGGGTACAACAGTACGACGCGAGTAACGCCGAGCAGAGGCAGCTGGAGCTGGACATGGCAGATGAGGCGCGAGCCAAAGCAGTCGTTCGGTTAATGGCGtatcggcaaagaatgaagcataATTACAACAGGCGAGTGATTCCCAGggcattccaagtcggcgacttt GAATGA